A genomic stretch from Anabaena sphaerica FACHB-251 includes:
- the dprA gene encoding DNA-processing protein DprA, with protein sequence MKSESAYWVAWAQISGIGPILLQRLQQHFGNLETAWKASPGELRKVEGFGFQTLEKVVQQRSRLNPEQLLIQHQQINPNFWTPADPEYPQLLREIPSPPPLLYYRGEVDLQENAAQKPLVGIVGTRQPTEYGIKWTRQISTALAKNGFTVVSGMAEGIDTESHSAAMKAGGRTIAVVGTGVDVIYPQKNRDLYKQILSSGIVISEYPAKTAPNRTHFPRRNRIIAGLSRAVLVMEAGIKSGALITANHANEFCRDVYALPGRVDDQPSQGCLKLISQGAGLINQQLSELLTMLGAIPQIDIETPIAKSAPLPKPNLEPELQQVIDTLAVDALPFDFIVQKTGMDAGLVSSSLLQLELMGLVSQLPGMRYQKI encoded by the coding sequence ATGAAATCAGAATCTGCATATTGGGTCGCTTGGGCGCAAATTTCTGGAATTGGTCCAATATTATTGCAACGATTACAACAGCATTTTGGTAATTTAGAAACTGCTTGGAAAGCTAGTCCAGGGGAATTGCGAAAAGTTGAGGGTTTTGGATTTCAAACTTTAGAAAAAGTCGTCCAACAAAGAAGCAGATTAAACCCAGAACAACTACTTATTCAACATCAACAAATAAACCCCAATTTCTGGACACCAGCAGACCCAGAATATCCCCAATTATTACGAGAAATTCCTAGTCCTCCACCACTTTTATATTATCGTGGTGAAGTTGATTTACAAGAAAATGCAGCACAAAAACCCTTAGTAGGAATTGTGGGAACTCGTCAACCTACAGAATATGGAATTAAATGGACTCGTCAAATTAGCACCGCTTTAGCAAAAAATGGTTTTACTGTTGTTTCGGGTATGGCCGAAGGAATAGACACAGAAAGTCATTCAGCAGCGATGAAAGCTGGAGGAAGAACAATAGCGGTTGTGGGAACAGGTGTAGATGTCATTTATCCCCAGAAAAACCGAGATTTGTATAAACAGATTTTGTCATCTGGGATAGTAATTAGTGAATATCCTGCAAAAACTGCACCCAACCGCACCCATTTTCCCCGTCGAAATCGCATTATTGCTGGTTTAAGTCGTGCGGTATTAGTGATGGAAGCAGGAATAAAATCTGGTGCTTTAATAACAGCGAATCATGCTAATGAATTTTGTAGAGATGTTTACGCTTTACCGGGAAGAGTAGATGACCAACCATCTCAAGGTTGTTTAAAATTAATTAGTCAAGGTGCAGGTTTAATAAATCAACAATTGAGTGAATTATTAACGATGTTGGGAGCAATTCCCCAAATAGATATAGAAACACCAATAGCTAAATCTGCTCCTTTACCGAAACCTAATCTAGAACCAGAATTACAACAGGTAATAGATACTTTAGCTGTTGATGCTTTACCCTTTGATTTTATTGTTCAAAAAACGGGTATGGATGCAGGTTTGGTTTCTAGTTCCTTATTA
- a CDS encoding DUF2301 domain-containing membrane protein, producing the protein MTTQTLSTPEVYQGQFGDFTITKSDRTGVIIYRTSLMIAAISFAIGSGLALFYPHEPAAIQAITPLYTCFSLALGVSLLTIHIYMKLLHQILQLFWIIGSISAFIFGHFDSQAFAMTVYNQPLTLFGVGFTFAALTGIFFKEGFCFHRLETKILTPLVPLLLLGHLTGILSTQAEQVLLGIWAIFFLIFALRKTVQNIPADIGDKSVFDYLENQRLAKIQS; encoded by the coding sequence ATGACTACACAAACATTATCGACACCAGAAGTCTATCAAGGACAGTTTGGCGATTTTACAATTACGAAGAGCGATCGCACAGGTGTTATCATTTATCGTACAAGTTTAATGATAGCTGCAATTAGTTTTGCTATTGGTAGCGGTTTAGCTTTATTTTATCCTCACGAACCTGCTGCTATTCAAGCTATTACTCCTCTTTACACCTGTTTTAGTTTAGCTTTGGGTGTGAGTTTATTAACTATTCACATCTATATGAAATTACTGCACCAAATTCTCCAGCTTTTCTGGATAATTGGCAGTATTTCTGCTTTTATTTTTGGACATTTTGACAGTCAAGCTTTTGCAATGACTGTTTATAACCAACCTCTAACTTTATTTGGTGTCGGTTTTACTTTTGCTGCTTTAACAGGTATTTTCTTTAAAGAAGGTTTTTGCTTTCATCGTTTAGAAACTAAAATCTTAACTCCCCTGGTTCCCTTACTTTTATTAGGACATTTAACAGGGATTTTATCAACTCAAGCAGAACAGGTTTTATTAGGAATTTGGGCGATTTTCTTTTTAATCTTTGCGTTGCGGAAAACAGTACAAAATATTCCCGCTGATATTGGTGATAAATCTGTATTTGATTATTTGGAAAATCAAAGATTAGCAAAGATTCAAAGCTGA
- a CDS encoding SAM hydrolase/SAM-dependent halogenase family protein, with translation MSQSKILTLLSDFGDHDVYVGVMKGVITQINPNLTLIDLTHQIPPQNIAAARFCLMNAYDYFPKGTVHLAVVDPGVGSQRRAIAVKLGHGYLVGPDNGIFSGIISQHSVITAVELTNINFWRTSQPSSTFHGRDIFAPVAAHLASGVNLQELGREINPETLVKLDIGECWENTNGVAGCIQYIDHFGNLVSNIPARYVKSKTWCMQVKGLTIPGCAAYSDVQVGEALALVGSHGWVEIAINGGNAQIQLQVNWQDGLQVLFLQSC, from the coding sequence ATGAGTCAATCAAAAATCCTGACTTTATTGAGTGATTTTGGGGATCATGATGTTTATGTAGGGGTAATGAAGGGAGTAATTACCCAAATCAACCCGAATTTGACCTTGATAGATTTAACACACCAGATTCCACCGCAAAATATTGCCGCAGCTAGGTTTTGCTTGATGAATGCCTATGATTATTTTCCCAAGGGTACAGTACATTTAGCAGTGGTAGATCCGGGGGTAGGTAGTCAAAGGAGAGCGATCGCTGTAAAATTAGGTCACGGCTATCTTGTCGGTCCCGATAACGGTATTTTCAGCGGTATAATTTCCCAGCATTCGGTAATTACAGCCGTAGAATTAACAAATATTAACTTTTGGCGCACATCCCAACCTAGCAGCACATTTCACGGTAGAGATATCTTTGCACCAGTAGCAGCGCATCTAGCAAGTGGTGTTAATCTGCAAGAACTAGGAAGGGAAATCAATCCTGAAACTTTGGTAAAATTGGATATTGGGGAATGTTGGGAAAATACAAACGGTGTAGCTGGTTGTATTCAATATATAGATCACTTTGGTAATCTAGTCAGTAATATTCCCGCAAGATATGTAAAAAGTAAAACTTGGTGTATGCAAGTTAAGGGTTTAACTATACCAGGATGTGCAGCTTACAGTGATGTGCAAGTTGGGGAAGCTTTAGCTTTAGTTGGTAGTCACGGTTGGGTAGAAATTGCTATCAATGGCGGTAATGCACAGATACAATTGCAAGTTAATTGGCAGGATGGGTTACAAGTCTTGTTTTTACAATCTTGCTAA
- the gatC gene encoding Asp-tRNA(Asn)/Glu-tRNA(Gln) amidotransferase subunit GatC, with translation MIDREQVHKVANLARLELTPDEEEIFTTQLGSILEYIEQLSELDVSNILPTTRAIDVSNVTREDNLQPYPDREAILSSAPEQEGDFFKVPKILNAD, from the coding sequence ATGATAGATCGTGAACAAGTCCACAAAGTCGCTAATCTTGCTCGGTTAGAATTGACACCAGATGAAGAAGAGATATTTACTACCCAACTCGGTAGTATTCTGGAGTATATCGAGCAACTGAGCGAACTTGATGTCAGCAATATACTGCCGACAACTAGAGCAATTGATGTTAGTAATGTGACACGAGAAGATAATTTACAACCCTATCCTGATAGAGAAGCTATCCTCAGCAGCGCACCTGAACAGGAAGGCGATTTTTTCAAAGTTCCTAAAATCCTCAATGCTGATTAG
- a CDS encoding photosystem I assembly protein Ycf3, with protein sequence MPRTQKNDNFVDKSFTVMADLILKLLPTNRKAKEAFVYYRDGMSAQAEGEYAEALDYYEEALTLEEDTNDRSYILYNMGLIYASNGDHIKALEYYHQAVELNPRLPQALNNIAVIYHFQGEKAKEEGDNDAGEALFDQAADYWVRAIRMAPNNYIEAQNWLKTTGRSQIDVFF encoded by the coding sequence ATGCCAAGAACACAGAAAAACGATAACTTTGTTGACAAGTCCTTTACCGTCATGGCAGACTTGATCCTCAAACTGCTGCCAACCAACAGAAAAGCTAAGGAAGCATTTGTCTATTATCGAGATGGAATGTCAGCCCAGGCAGAAGGTGAATATGCTGAAGCACTGGATTACTATGAAGAAGCCCTGACTCTAGAGGAAGACACCAATGACAGAAGTTATATTCTCTACAATATGGGGTTGATTTATGCTAGTAATGGCGACCACATCAAAGCTTTAGAATACTATCACCAGGCTGTGGAGTTGAATCCTCGTCTACCCCAAGCCTTGAATAACATTGCTGTGATTTATCACTTCCAAGGTGAAAAAGCTAAGGAAGAAGGTGATAATGACGCTGGAGAAGCTCTTTTTGACCAAGCCGCAGATTATTGGGTGAGAGCAATTCGCATGGCTCCCAATAATTACATTGAAGCGCAAAACTGGTTAAAAACTACCGGGCGATCGCAAATTGACGTATTCTTTTAA